Proteins encoded together in one Litoribrevibacter albus window:
- a CDS encoding metallophosphoesterase: MNISSWDGRLSIQLSNALKISIFLIISVCLSACGLWNKTKQPADVVAVYSLFAPASNGGNENGEPVLYARAVLNSLGAACPILTGSDQSTVKMSERGFHPDRTNFPVTVCEAMISVGVSYRVSNSEFELAAATLAPSEVLVYGDTGCKASVCKPGEAASPFSKLAKAGATRGAELILHMGDYNYRGTSGSLKKKPEKIYAYDAGDGGYDGASCGYVGTPYYSQNASDSSKPDQWQYWYEDFFLPAQELLTTAPWVFARGNHELCSRAGVGWFYFFGPGSSLEGGISQLVCPNQGSIARPAYNAVNSINMIQPYVVSLEPLDLWVMDSANACDASSDNPLTSEFTQQFEQLQAQLPSNDKPVWMLTHRPTWGAEIDTSQSTPTAVSSLNVMLQTALKQSEGAAFASQVQLLLSGHMHLYQDISFPGSTRPPQIVIGNSGVSLNKSTTGNYQGTIDGKAAQVNQLDEFGYLLMSLKEQGQWQGEVLNEGGQVLVRCDSKNANTNQGLCVIDSTSSN; this comes from the coding sequence ATGAATATTTCGTCATGGGATGGGCGCTTGTCCATTCAGCTCTCTAATGCATTAAAAATCTCGATTTTTCTTATTATTTCTGTGTGTTTATCGGCATGTGGTTTGTGGAATAAAACAAAACAACCCGCTGATGTCGTTGCCGTATATAGCTTGTTTGCTCCGGCCAGTAATGGCGGCAATGAAAACGGTGAACCTGTGTTGTATGCCAGGGCGGTTTTGAATTCCCTAGGCGCAGCTTGCCCGATCTTAACGGGCAGTGATCAATCGACGGTGAAGATGTCGGAGCGAGGGTTTCATCCTGACCGGACGAACTTCCCCGTTACTGTCTGCGAAGCCATGATTTCTGTCGGTGTTAGCTATCGAGTATCTAATAGTGAGTTTGAGCTTGCGGCTGCGACTTTGGCTCCTTCTGAAGTGTTGGTCTATGGGGATACGGGGTGCAAAGCATCTGTTTGTAAACCGGGGGAGGCGGCCAGCCCGTTTTCTAAGCTTGCCAAGGCGGGGGCAACGCGTGGTGCAGAATTGATCCTGCATATGGGCGATTACAACTACCGTGGGACGTCCGGCAGCCTGAAAAAGAAACCGGAGAAAATCTATGCGTATGATGCTGGGGATGGTGGTTACGATGGCGCATCTTGTGGCTATGTTGGCACCCCGTATTACAGTCAGAACGCCAGCGATAGCTCTAAGCCGGATCAATGGCAGTACTGGTATGAAGATTTCTTCCTGCCAGCTCAGGAATTATTGACCACTGCACCTTGGGTATTTGCCCGAGGCAATCACGAGCTTTGCAGTCGTGCAGGCGTAGGCTGGTTTTATTTCTTCGGTCCGGGGTCTTCGCTAGAAGGGGGGATTTCGCAATTGGTTTGTCCTAATCAAGGATCGATTGCACGGCCAGCCTATAACGCAGTGAATTCGATCAATATGATTCAACCTTATGTGGTGTCTTTGGAGCCGCTTGATTTGTGGGTCATGGACAGTGCCAACGCCTGTGATGCAAGCTCAGATAACCCGTTAACCTCTGAATTCACTCAGCAGTTTGAGCAGTTACAAGCCCAGTTACCTTCTAACGATAAGCCTGTTTGGATGTTAACCCATCGGCCAACTTGGGGGGCTGAGATTGATACCTCTCAATCAACTCCTACTGCGGTGAGTAGTCTGAATGTGATGCTGCAGACAGCTCTTAAACAGAGTGAAGGGGCAGCCTTTGCGTCACAAGTACAGTTGCTGCTTTCAGGTCATATGCATTTGTATCAAGACATCAGTTTTCCTGGCAGTACCAGACCACCGCAGATTGTCATAGGCAACAGCGGTGTTAGCTTGAATAAATCTACAACAGGGAATTATCAAGGCACCATCGATGGTAAGGCCGCGCAGGTAAATCAGTTGGATGAGTTTGGTTATCTGCTGATGTCGCTGAAAGAGCAAGGACAATGGCAGGGTGAAGTGTTGAATGAAGGCGGGCAGGTATTGGTTCGCTGTGATAGTAAAAATGCCAATACAAACCAAGGGTTATGTGTCATTGACTCAACGTCATCTAATTAG
- a CDS encoding GNAT family N-acetyltransferase: MSITIRKETPSDVDQIHEVTVAAFLNAPHTDHTEQFIVKALRESGVLSISLVAETEGKVVGHVAVSPVSVSNGADSWYGLGPISVEPGQQGKGIGSLLMNAALDELKEMQANGCVLLGDPEYYSRFGFCPVDGLILPNVPPEYFQAILFQGDFPQGEVEYHQSFNTKA, encoded by the coding sequence TTGAGCATCACCATTCGAAAAGAAACCCCCAGTGATGTTGATCAGATCCATGAGGTCACCGTTGCTGCGTTTCTTAATGCACCGCATACCGATCATACCGAGCAGTTTATCGTTAAGGCACTGCGAGAGTCTGGCGTATTAAGTATTTCATTGGTGGCGGAGACGGAAGGCAAGGTGGTTGGGCATGTGGCCGTTTCACCTGTTTCGGTATCCAACGGCGCTGACAGTTGGTATGGCTTGGGGCCTATATCTGTCGAGCCGGGTCAACAAGGCAAAGGCATTGGTTCTCTATTGATGAATGCCGCTTTGGACGAACTGAAAGAGATGCAGGCCAATGGCTGTGTTTTGCTGGGTGATCCAGAATACTACAGCAGGTTTGGCTTTTGTCCTGTTGATGGGCTGATACTTCCGAATGTTCCGCCAGAGTACTTTCAGGCGATCTTGTTTCAAGGGGACTTCCCTCAGGGAGAGGTTGAGTATCACCAGTCCTTTAACACAAAAGCGTAA
- the bla gene encoding class A beta-lactamase: protein MKISKSRVLVFTFITLLMPLSVQSEEVNFSSVEQVISLAEKHLSAYIGVSILDTATNQQWDYKGDERVPLTSTFKTLACAKLLFDVDQERILPSNSVVIVENDLVTYSPVTEKYVGKTMTLYEACSATMLTSDNTAANKVLEVIGGPSEVTKFVGEVGDDITRLDRFETELNEGKPGDLRDTTTPNTMSHTLKSLLFGSVLSEESRAQLMEWMVDNQVTGNLLRPVLPQGWKIGDRSGAGGYGSRSITAVVWSENRAPLIISIYIAQTEASFDDRNQAITRIGKAIFTVLEDTH from the coding sequence ATGAAAATATCGAAATCTCGTGTTCTTGTATTTACGTTCATTACTCTTCTCATGCCGCTTTCAGTTCAGTCTGAGGAGGTAAATTTTAGCTCAGTGGAACAAGTAATCTCACTGGCTGAGAAACACTTATCGGCATACATTGGTGTTTCCATTCTGGATACAGCAACCAATCAGCAGTGGGACTATAAAGGGGATGAACGTGTCCCGCTGACAAGCACTTTCAAAACACTGGCGTGTGCCAAGCTTCTCTTCGACGTAGATCAGGAACGTATTCTACCTTCCAATTCGGTGGTTATAGTTGAGAACGACTTGGTGACTTATTCTCCTGTGACAGAAAAATACGTTGGCAAAACGATGACGCTCTATGAGGCGTGTTCTGCCACCATGCTGACAAGTGACAACACCGCTGCAAATAAGGTGTTAGAGGTAATCGGCGGGCCTTCGGAAGTGACGAAGTTCGTTGGCGAAGTAGGGGATGACATTACTCGGTTAGATCGATTCGAAACGGAATTGAATGAAGGAAAACCGGGTGACTTACGTGATACAACCACGCCTAATACCATGTCTCACACCTTGAAGTCCTTGTTGTTTGGCTCAGTGCTTTCTGAAGAGAGCCGAGCTCAACTCATGGAATGGATGGTTGATAACCAAGTTACCGGCAATTTGTTACGCCCTGTGTTACCTCAAGGCTGGAAAATAGGGGACCGCTCAGGCGCAGGTGGTTATGGCTCCAGAAGCATTACGGCTGTTGTGTGGAGTGAAAATCGGGCTCCGCTAATTATTAGCATTTATATTGCTCAAACAGAGGCATCGTTTGATGATCGTAACCAAGCGATTACACGCATAGGTAAGGCGATTTTTACTGTGCTAGAAGATACGCATTGA
- a CDS encoding DUF1963 domain-containing protein: protein MKSRKEQVAVPNVLKAFEAELVEAQREYVSIEAEPLDCKRTDDPLKLTQSKFLGLPFFPSGGVLQLFFPADEWWDMGSEKVIYHSEEDLKKTPIFDFSFIDAGLYDELPVSSIHKLSFKKAIDTGCSEDSQFSIMFGTKDYWDFEDDLNEEEQKEFDEYFSSTGHKIGGYGDFTQSDPRDYRPNQKNDIQLLQIDVDDYIMFGDSSVGHLFIRLGDLEARKFENAWFYWDCC from the coding sequence ATGAAATCAAGGAAAGAGCAGGTTGCTGTTCCTAACGTATTAAAAGCTTTTGAAGCTGAGTTAGTTGAAGCTCAACGAGAATATGTATCCATCGAAGCAGAACCGTTGGATTGTAAACGTACCGATGATCCATTAAAGCTAACACAGAGTAAATTTCTAGGGTTGCCTTTCTTTCCATCTGGCGGTGTTCTTCAACTCTTCTTTCCTGCTGATGAGTGGTGGGATATGGGGAGCGAGAAGGTCATATATCATAGTGAAGAAGATTTAAAAAAGACGCCGATTTTTGATTTTTCATTCATTGATGCCGGGCTATATGATGAACTCCCAGTTTCAAGCATACATAAGTTAAGCTTTAAGAAAGCAATCGATACTGGTTGTAGCGAGGATTCCCAGTTTTCAATTATGTTCGGCACAAAGGATTATTGGGATTTTGAAGATGATCTTAACGAGGAGGAACAAAAGGAATTTGATGAGTATTTTTCAAGTACAGGCCATAAAATTGGTGGTTACGGCGACTTTACTCAAAGTGATCCTCGTGACTATCGACCTAATCAAAAGAATGACATTCAACTCCTTCAAATAGATGTTGATGATTATATTATGTTTGGAGATAGTAGTGTCGGTCACTTGTTCATTAGGCTCGGAGACTTGGAAGCAAGAAAGTTTGAAAACGCTTGGTTCTACTGGGATTGCTGCTAA
- a CDS encoding CobW family GTP-binding protein produces MPSSPHIHAIPVNIITGFLGVGKTTAILHLLKHKPANERWAVLVNEFGEVGIDGAILKAQQADRQTSEGNSDLLIKEIPGGCMCCVNGLPTQVGLNALLAQNPDRLLIEPTGLGHPNEIIQMLTGDNYKTVVELQNTITLVDPSKIRIEKYQTHDIYRTQLAVADYLVATKGDLYDGPYQTDFDEWVRELKHQGRIRPDCQTKWTSFGRIDLEWLDGHSSADQSDHHDHDHDHDHDHDHDHDHGHVLDNASLAVPDDQLFIRKENTGSGHVSCGWIFRQELTFDAMKLQALFFGLQVDRVKGVFKISENQSLIINSEQGMVTLKETNVSHDSRIEVITSEPMNWDQIESELILAAEAI; encoded by the coding sequence ATGCCTTCCTCGCCACACATACACGCCATTCCTGTTAACATCATTACCGGCTTTCTCGGTGTCGGGAAAACCACGGCGATTCTTCATCTTCTGAAACATAAACCCGCCAATGAACGTTGGGCGGTGTTGGTGAACGAATTTGGTGAGGTAGGAATCGACGGTGCCATTCTCAAAGCACAACAAGCTGATCGCCAGACATCAGAAGGCAACTCAGATCTTCTAATCAAAGAAATTCCCGGCGGCTGCATGTGTTGTGTCAATGGGTTACCTACTCAGGTTGGGCTGAATGCGTTACTTGCCCAAAATCCGGACCGACTGTTGATTGAACCCACAGGGCTAGGGCATCCAAATGAAATCATCCAGATGTTGACCGGTGATAATTACAAAACGGTGGTTGAACTTCAAAACACCATCACCCTGGTTGATCCAAGCAAGATCCGTATTGAAAAGTATCAAACACACGATATTTATCGTACCCAACTGGCGGTGGCGGATTACCTCGTTGCGACCAAAGGCGATTTATACGACGGCCCATATCAAACGGACTTTGATGAGTGGGTTAGGGAATTAAAACACCAAGGGCGAATTCGACCAGATTGCCAAACGAAATGGACCAGCTTCGGGCGGATTGACCTGGAATGGCTTGATGGCCATTCATCCGCAGATCAGTCTGATCATCACGATCACGATCACGATCACGATCACGATCACGATCACGATCACGATCACGGACATGTGCTGGATAATGCATCGCTGGCGGTTCCGGACGATCAACTCTTTATCAGAAAAGAAAATACCGGCAGTGGGCATGTGAGCTGTGGTTGGATCTTTCGGCAGGAACTAACCTTTGATGCCATGAAACTGCAAGCTTTGTTTTTCGGTTTGCAAGTAGACCGCGTGAAAGGGGTATTCAAGATTTCCGAGAATCAATCCCTGATCATCAACTCAGAGCAAGGTATGGTCACCCTCAAAGAAACCAATGTAAGCCATGACAGCCGGATAGAGGTTATTACCTCGGAACCCATGAACTGGGATCAGATTGAAAGTGAACTGATTTTGGCGGCTGAAGCGATTTGA
- a CDS encoding phosphoribosyltransferase, translating into MDKVYISAQQLLEDSTQMALQIYESGFRPNYIVGVWRGGAPVGIAVQEVMDCLGVDCDHIAIRTSSYTGIGERSRHVKVHGLTYLIKRLESEDSLLIVDDVHDSGLSIQQTVYDIKKACKKNTPEIRIATPYFKPANNKTENTPDFYVHETNEWLVFPHELEGLTKEEILENKPEFKAVADKMEALGRFK; encoded by the coding sequence ATGGATAAAGTTTATATCAGTGCACAGCAGCTTCTTGAAGATTCTACGCAAATGGCTTTGCAGATATACGAGAGTGGTTTTCGTCCAAATTACATTGTGGGCGTTTGGCGTGGTGGTGCCCCGGTCGGGATTGCCGTTCAGGAAGTGATGGATTGTCTAGGCGTGGACTGTGACCACATTGCAATTCGTACGTCATCTTATACGGGCATTGGTGAGCGAAGCCGTCATGTGAAAGTACATGGTCTGACCTATTTGATCAAACGTCTGGAATCAGAAGATTCATTACTGATCGTCGATGATGTTCATGATTCAGGGTTGAGCATCCAGCAAACTGTATATGATATTAAGAAAGCCTGTAAGAAGAATACACCTGAGATCCGTATTGCAACGCCTTACTTCAAGCCTGCGAACAACAAGACAGAAAACACCCCTGACTTCTATGTTCATGAAACCAATGAGTGGTTGGTGTTCCCGCACGAATTAGAAGGCCTAACCAAAGAAGAGATTCTGGAAAACAAACCAGAGTTCAAAGCGGTTGCTGATAAAATGGAAGCGCTTGGCCGTTTTAAATAA